The following are encoded together in the Halopseudomonas salegens genome:
- a CDS encoding YqaE/Pmp3 family membrane protein: MRLLLALLLPWLQFFTIGRPFAGIICLVLQITLIGWIPAAIWSVYALSQYKTDRKIDKAMNDR; this comes from the coding sequence ATGCGTTTGCTACTGGCTCTGTTGCTGCCCTGGCTGCAGTTCTTCACCATTGGCCGGCCCTTCGCCGGGATTATTTGCCTGGTCCTGCAAATCACACTGATTGGCTGGATACCTGCAGCCATCTGGTCGGTCTATGCATTGAGCCAATACAAGACCGACAGGAAAATAGACAAGGCAATGAATGATCGGTGA
- a CDS encoding CBS domain-containing protein, with translation MQVKDVMTGKPEYLDANASILEASQRMRDNQRGFTPVADKGKIVGVVTDRDIAVRAVAEGKSPNESVSSILSSKVLYCFQDDDVKTVLQSMQNNGVQRFVVLNNDKNKDFVGVVTVGDIADKCEGSDMAQRIANASRHYH, from the coding sequence ATGCAAGTCAAAGATGTGATGACCGGTAAACCTGAATATCTCGATGCCAATGCCAGTATCCTGGAAGCGTCTCAGCGCATGCGTGACAACCAACGCGGCTTCACTCCGGTTGCTGACAAGGGAAAGATTGTGGGTGTCGTTACTGATCGCGATATTGCCGTGCGAGCTGTCGCTGAGGGCAAGTCACCCAACGAGAGTGTCAGCAGTATTCTGAGCAGCAAAGTACTGTACTGTTTTCAGGATGACGACGTGAAAACGGTTCTTCAGAGCATGCAAAACAATGGTGTGCAACGTTTTGTGGTGCTGAACAACGATAAGAACAAGGATTTTGTTGGTGTGGTGACCGTGGGCGATATTGCTGACAAGTGTGAGGGTAGTGACATGGCTCAACGCATTGCCAACGCCTCCAGGCACTACCATTGA